A window from Onychostoma macrolepis isolate SWU-2019 chromosome 07, ASM1243209v1, whole genome shotgun sequence encodes these proteins:
- the nr1h3 gene encoding oxysterols receptor LXR-alpha: protein MSTLSTTDITDVGHGDSLCCASEEGPSAATAEVKQETLSQTASYSTSHNELNDTLFMEPSDIKMYPTEDTPAPEGQPVKRKKGPAPKMLGNEVCSVCGDKASGFHYNVLSCEGCKGFFRRSVIKGAQYTCKNSGRCEMDMYMRRKCQQCRLRKCREAGMLEQCVLSEEQIRLKKMKKQEEETARTSAVATPSPAPEMPPLAPEQQEMIEKLVAMQKQCNKRSFLDRPKVTPWPQSQDPLNREVRQQRFAHFTELAIMSVQEIVDFAKQLPGFLELTREDQIALLKTSTIEIMLLETSRRYNPAIESITFLKDFSYNKEDFAKAGLQFEFINPIFEFSKGMNDLHLDEAEYALLIAINIFSADRPNVQDHELVERLQQPYVDALHSYIRIKRPNDHLMFPRMLMKLVSLRTLSSVHSEQVFALRLQDKKLPPLLSEIWDVHE, encoded by the exons ATGTCCACCCTTTCTACGACTGATATCACTGATGTTGGTCATG GGGACTCTCTGTGCTGCGCCAGTGAAGAGGGCCCTTCAGCAGCAACAGCAGAAGTGAAACAGGAGACTCTCAGTCAGACGGCCTCATACAGCACCTCACACAATGAGCTGAACGACACGCTGTTCATGGAGCCCAGCGACATCAAGATGTACCCCACAGAGGACACACCTGCACCAG AGGGTCAGCCAGTCAAGAGAAAGAAAGGCCCTGCTCCCAAGATGCTGGGGAATGAGGTGTGTAGCGTATGTGGAGACAAAGCATCTGGCTTTCATTACAATGTGCTGAGCTGTGAGGGCTGTAAAGGTTTCTTCAGACGCAGCGTCATCAAAGGAGCGCAATACACTTGCAAAAATTCAGGCCGCTGCGAGATGGACATGTACATGCGGCGCAAGTGTCAGCAGTGCCGTCTGCGCAAGTGCAGAGAGGCCGGCATGCTGGAGCAAT GCGTTCTGTCAGAAGAGCAGATCCgactaaaaaagatgaaaaaacaGGAAGAAGAGACAGCACGTACCTCTGCAGTGGCAACACCCAGCCCTGCTCCTGAGATGCCCCCTCTGGCTCCTGAACAGCAGGAGATGATTGAAAAACTGGTGGCCATGCAGAAACAGTGCAACAAACGCTCTTTTCTCGACCGGCCCAAAGTCACT CCTTGGCCACAGAGTCAGGACCCACTTAACCGAGAGGTTCGACAGCAGCGGTTTGCTCATTTCACTGAGCTGGCCATCATGTCTGTGCAGGAGATTGTAGACTTTGCTAAACAGCTGCCTGGCTTCCTGGAGCTCACCCGAGAGGACCAGATCGCCCTGCTGAAGACCTCAACTATAGAG ATCATGCTGCTAGAGACTTCCAGACGTTATAACCCAGCGATAGAGAGCATCACCTTTCTCAAAGACTTCAGTTATAATAAGGAAGATTTTGCCAAAGCAG GGTTGCAGTTTGAGTTCATCAACCCCATCTTTGAGTTTTCAAAAGGCATGAATGACCTCCACCTGGATGAGGCTGAGTACGCTTTGCTCATCGCTATCAACATTTTCTCGGCAG ACCGACCGAACGTGCAGGATCACGAGTTAGTGGAAAGACTACAGCAGCCATATGTGGATGCTCTCCACTCTTACATCCGAATAAAACGACCCAAC GATCATCTGATGtttccccggatgctgatgaAGCTGGTCAGCCTACGCACACTGAGCAGCGTCCACTCAGAGCAAGTCTTTGCTCTGCGCCTCCAAGACAAGAAACTCCCACCTCTGCTTTCTGAAATTTGGGATGTCCACGAGTGA